Proteins encoded by one window of Candidatus Nitrosocosmicus hydrocola:
- a CDS encoding metallophosphoesterase family protein, with amino-acid sequence MLISHISDIHLGYSQFNLQEREEDLYEVFEESIEKSIKEHVKAIILSGDIFHNPKPNGAPIVKLARELKKLKEKSILVFFILGEHDISRSNDVPLPYLFHNLGLARRLKPDSPVQIGKVLIYGFNKERRSNIENGLIKPFKMLESVVKSDEQKYTLDNIRPSKILVLHQGLNDFNKFAGEISSNDLPSGFDYYAMGHYHDHIEKRFSCINDGLVAYPGSIDLGHSEPISNVEKGFLIVDISEGSTAVNTHWEKLERRRPQLSYQIDYSDLGITLNSINEEYSASSKKPIVDLQVFGTNIDQKNLARQLMSLENTTLYFNWSIADTQVSDISGYSYDEDKRFDMDKEMSTLIQKSLGSKPLTNLSMDLIEAFNENSNFTYDDVLDKNKKTQIAKFLWEFYESNKSSYEDQKIGNKSVPSIEEER; translated from the coding sequence TTGCTCATTTCTCATATCTCTGACATTCATTTAGGATATTCTCAATTTAACCTTCAAGAAAGAGAAGAGGATTTATACGAAGTTTTTGAGGAGTCTATTGAAAAATCGATAAAGGAACATGTAAAGGCCATAATTTTATCTGGAGATATATTCCATAATCCAAAACCAAATGGTGCTCCTATAGTTAAATTGGCTAGAGAACTTAAGAAGCTAAAGGAGAAATCCATTTTAGTCTTTTTCATACTAGGTGAGCATGACATTAGTAGGTCCAATGATGTCCCTTTGCCTTATTTGTTTCATAATTTGGGATTAGCAAGACGACTAAAGCCAGATTCTCCCGTCCAAATTGGAAAAGTGTTAATTTATGGCTTTAACAAAGAGCGCCGCTCAAATATTGAGAATGGGTTGATAAAACCTTTCAAAATGTTGGAATCTGTAGTAAAAAGTGATGAACAAAAATACACGCTTGACAATATACGACCTAGCAAAATATTAGTGCTTCATCAGGGATTAAATGATTTTAATAAATTTGCAGGTGAAATATCCTCAAATGATCTTCCATCAGGATTTGACTATTACGCTATGGGTCATTATCATGACCATATCGAAAAACGCTTTTCTTGTATTAATGATGGTTTGGTTGCATATCCCGGTTCAATTGATCTGGGTCACAGTGAACCGATTTCGAATGTTGAAAAGGGGTTCTTAATCGTTGATATATCTGAGGGTTCAACAGCCGTAAATACTCATTGGGAAAAATTAGAGCGAAGGCGACCGCAGCTTTCATATCAAATTGATTACTCTGACCTTGGTATCACATTGAATTCCATAAATGAGGAATATTCTGCTTCTTCTAAGAAACCAATTGTCGATCTTCAAGTATTTGGCACTAATATAGATCAAAAAAATTTAGCCAGGCAGTTAATGTCATTGGAAAATACAACTCTATATTTCAATTGGAGTATTGCTGATACGCAAGTTTCGGATATCTCTGGATATTCTTATGATGAAGACAAAAGATTTGATATGGATAAAGAAATGTCGACACTAATCCAAAAATCGTTGGGTTCGAAACCTCTAACCAATCTAAGCATGGATCTAATCGAAGCATTTAACGAAAATAGTAACTTTACATACGATGATGTACTTGATAAAAACAAGAAAACACAAATTGCTAAATTTCTATGGGAATTTTATGAATCT